From one Fibrobacter sp. UWR4 genomic stretch:
- the aqpZ gene encoding aquaporin Z yields the protein MKLSTRAIAEAIGTFWLVFGGCGAAVLACGVPTNGIGYVGVSLAFGLTVLTMAYALGHVSGCHLNPAVTLGQVAGGRFPAKEAPAYIIAQVIGGIIAAAVLYCIAQPDLTNAGIGAFATNGWSDSLTNGLNAFGGKTSGMCSAFLIEVVLTAIFLFVIMGATDGRAPAGFAPIAIGLCLTLIHLISIPVTNTSVNPARSTAVAVFVGGAAIKQLWLFWVAPILGGVIGGFGYKMLAEKK from the coding sequence ATGAAACTTTCTACTCGTGCAATTGCAGAAGCAATCGGTACATTCTGGCTCGTATTCGGCGGCTGCGGTGCAGCTGTGCTGGCCTGCGGCGTTCCGACCAATGGCATCGGCTATGTTGGCGTTTCTCTCGCCTTCGGTCTGACCGTTCTCACCATGGCATACGCTCTCGGTCACGTTTCCGGTTGCCACCTGAATCCGGCTGTTACTCTCGGCCAGGTCGCAGGCGGCCGTTTCCCGGCTAAGGAAGCTCCGGCTTACATCATTGCACAGGTAATCGGCGGCATTATCGCAGCAGCAGTCCTTTACTGCATCGCTCAGCCGGACCTGACCAACGCTGGCATTGGCGCATTCGCAACCAACGGCTGGTCTGATTCCCTCACCAACGGCCTCAACGCCTTTGGCGGTAAGACTTCCGGCATGTGCAGCGCCTTCCTCATCGAAGTGGTTCTCACTGCAATCTTCCTGTTTGTCATCATGGGTGCTACTGACGGTCGCGCTCCCGCTGGTTTTGCTCCTATCGCCATCGGTCTGTGCCTCACCCTCATCCACCTGATTTCCATTCCGGTGACCAACACTTCCGTGAACCCGGCTCGCTCTACCGCAGTTGCAGTGTTCGTCGGCGGTGCAGCAATCAAGCAGCTGTGGCTCTTCTGGGTGGCTCCGATCCTCGGTGGTGTCATCGGTGGCTTCGGCTACAAGATGCTTGCCGAAAAGAAATAA